The Raphanus sativus cultivar WK10039 unplaced genomic scaffold, ASM80110v3 Scaffold0433, whole genome shotgun sequence genome has a segment encoding these proteins:
- the LOC108844455 gene encoding putative L-type lectin-domain containing receptor kinase I.11, whose protein sequence is MAIQRLHLILVIFFNHLIFLSSQQEAAGFIYNGFLKAQPDLHLDGSAKILSPDGLLQLTNASTQQMGHAFIKQPFDSSEKNFSFSTHFVCALVPKPGAEGGHGIAFVLSSSLDFTNADPTQYLGLSNISTNGSPSYQLLAVELDTAKSAEFDDIDKNHVGIDINSLRSIESASASYYSNTKGKNQSMKLLSGEPLQVWVDYERTLLNVTVAPLRIQKPDHPLLSRSINLTQIFPDQKLFFGFSAATGSLVSYQYILGWSFSRSKELLQRLNLSKLPQIPHPRAKQKQTSPLLVVLSVLLSLIVLAILGGVHLHRRKKYAEVREAWEKDYGPHRFSYKSLYKATRGFDQDGRLGKGGFGEVYRGNLPHIGDIAVKRVCHNGKQGMKQFVAEVVTMGSLKHRNLVPLLGYCRRKGELLLVSEYMSNGSLDRYLFHRDKPSLSWPQRFVILKDIASALSYLHTGANQVVLHRDIKASNVMLDSDFNGRLGDFGMARFEDYGDSLPATAAIGTMGYMAPELTLMGTSTRTDVYAFGAFMLEVTCGRRPLDNKIPAEKRHLIKWVCDCWRSGSLLDAVDIRLGHEYSEEEIYMVLKLGLLCTNVAAESRPTMEQVVQYINKNLPLPNFSPDSPGIGVYIPVLLGAASTSRSSLEPSASPPSPHNSMFVTHTITYGDGR, encoded by the coding sequence ATGGCTATTCAAAGATTGCATCTGATCTTGGTGATTTTCTTTAATCACCTGATTTTCTTGTCAAGTCAACAAGAAGCAGCAGGTTTCATCTACAATGGCTTTCTCAAAGCTCAACCTGATCTTCATCTAGATGGATCTGCAAAAATCCTCTCTCCAGATGGATTGCTGCAGCTGACCAACGCCTCAACACAGCAAATGGGTCATGCTTTCATCAAGCAGCCATTTGATTCATCTGAGAAGAACTTTTCATTCTCAACTCATTTTGTGTGCGCACTTGTGCCTAAACCAGGAGCTGAAGGTGGCCATGGAATCGCCTTTGTTCTGTCTTCCTCCTTAGATTTCACAAATGCAGATCCAACACAGTACTTGGGTCTTTCCAACATCTCAACAAACGGATCTCCATCTTATCAGCTTCTAGCTGTTGAGCTTGATACTGCTAAAAGCGCAGAGTTTGATGATATAGACAAGAATCATGTCGGTATAGACATCAACAGCCTCAGGTCTATAGAGTCAGCTTCAGCTTCTTACTATTCAAACACCAAAGGGAAGAATCAAAGCATGAAGCTCTTAAGTGGAGAGCCTTTACAGGTGTGGGTGGATTATGAAAGAACTTTACTCAATGTCACAGTTGCTCCTCTAAGAATCCAGAAGCCAGACCATCCTCTCTTGTCAAGATCCATCAATCTTACTCAAATCTTCCCGGATCAAAAACTGTTTTTTGGATTCTCTGCAGCAACAGGGTCGCTGGTTAGTTACCAATATATCTTGGGGTGGAGTTTCAGCAGAAGCAAAGAGTTGTTGCAGAGACTGAACTTGTCAAAACTTCCTCAGATTCCTCATCCAAGAGCCAAACAGAAGCAAACATCTCCCCTGCTTGTTGTTTTGTCTGTGTTACTATCACTCATAGTGTTGGCTATTCTTGGAGGGGTTCACTTACACAGGAGAAAGAAGTATGCAGAAGTCAGAGAAGCATGGGAAAAAGACTATGGTCCACACCGGTTTTCATATAAATCTCTATACAAAGCAACCAGAGGTTTTGACCAAGACGGTCGTTTAGGGAAAGGAGGTTTTGGAGAAGTCTACAGAGGGAACCTGCCTCACATTGGAGATATAGCGGTGAAGAGAGTGTGCCACAATGGGAAGCAAGGGATGAAACAGTTTGTAGCTGAAGTAGTGACTATGGGAAGTTTAAAGCACAGAAACTTGGTTCCTCTTCTTGGATACTGCAGAAGGAAAGGAGAGCTTCTTCTGGTCTCTGAGTATATGTCTAATGGAAGTCTTGATAGATACTTGTTCCACAGAGATAAACCATCTCTCTCATGGCCACAAAGGTTTGTGATTCTGAAGGATATTGCCTCTGCTCTCAGCTACCTGCACACGGGAGCTAACCAGGTTGTGTTACACAGAGATATAAAAGCTTCTAACGTCATGTTGGATTCTGATTTCAATGGACGGTTAGGAGACTTTGGAATGGCTAGGTTTGAAGATTACGGAGATAGCTTGCCCGCCACGGCTGCTATAGGAACAATGGGGTACATGGCACCTGAGCTAACACTAATGGGAACTTCTACAAGAACAGATGTTTATGCATTTGGTGCTTTCATGCTTGAAGTAACATGTGGAAGGAGACCATTGGATAACAAGATTCCAGCTGAGAAAAGGCATTTGATCAAATGGGTTTGTGACTGCTGGAGAAGTGGTTCTCTGCTTGATGCTGTAGATATAAGATTAGGACATGAATACTCAGAAGAGGAAATATATATGGTTTTGAAACTAGGGCTGCTCTGCACAAACGTTGCTGCTGAATCAAGACCAACCATGGAACAGGTGGTACAGTACATAAACAAGAATCTCCCATTGCCCAACTTCTCACCAGATTCTCCAGGGATTGGAGTTTATATTCCGGTTTTGCTGGGCGCGGCGTCCACTTCAAGAAGCTCTTTAGAACCATCGGCATCTCCTCCTTCACCTCATAACTCTATGTTTGTTACTCACACAATCACATACGGAGATGGAAGGTGA
- the LOC108844457 gene encoding 3-hydroxyacyl-[acyl-carrier-protein] dehydratase, mitochondrial isoform X2 — protein MLAKTFVPRHLLDSRCFSSVNSKILKVGDVLREARVFSSEDVKGYAEVSHDWNPLHFDQESARKAGFENRLVHGMLVSSMFPRIISAHFPGAVYVSQTLHFRSPVYIGDDILGIVQATTLRETKNKYIVKFSTKCIKNHSELVVLDGEATAILPNLEMLQPSHLE, from the exons ATGCTGGCGAAGACATTTGTTCCGAGACATCTCCTTGATTCGAGGTGTTTCTCATCAGTTAATTCAAAGATACTTAAGGTGGGAGATGTTTTAAGAGAAGCAAGAGTGTTCTCAAGTGAAGATGTTAAGGGCTATGCTGAGGTGAGCCATGATTGGAACCCACTTCATTTTGATCAAGAATCTGCTCGTAAAGCTGGGTTTGAGAATCGTCTTGTTCATGGGATGCTTGTGTCTTCCATGTTTCCTCGTATCATCTCTGCCCATTTC CCTGGAGCAGTATACGTATCTCAAACTCTGCATTTTCGATCACCAGTTTACATAGGGGATGATATTCTCGGAATTGTACAAGCTACAACTTTAAGAGAAACCAAGAATAAGTACAT TGTCAAATTCTCAACCAAATGCATCAAGAATCACAGTGAACTTGTTGTTCTTGATGGTGAAGCTACTGCAATCTTACCAAACCTCGAGATGCTACAGCCAAGTCATTTGGAATGA
- the LOC108844457 gene encoding 3-hydroxyacyl-[acyl-carrier-protein] dehydratase, mitochondrial isoform X1, protein MVESGSILELHSQCGISETMLAKTFVPRHLLDSRCFSSVNSKILKVGDVLREARVFSSEDVKGYAEVSHDWNPLHFDQESARKAGFENRLVHGMLVSSMFPRIISAHFPGAVYVSQTLHFRSPVYIGDDILGIVQATTLRETKNKYIVKFSTKCIKNHSELVVLDGEATAILPNLEMLQPSHLE, encoded by the exons ATGGTTGAATCTGGATCAATACTAGAGCTTCATAGTCAATGTGGTATTA GTGAAACAATGCTGGCGAAGACATTTGTTCCGAGACATCTCCTTGATTCGAGGTGTTTCTCATCAGTTAATTCAAAGATACTTAAGGTGGGAGATGTTTTAAGAGAAGCAAGAGTGTTCTCAAGTGAAGATGTTAAGGGCTATGCTGAGGTGAGCCATGATTGGAACCCACTTCATTTTGATCAAGAATCTGCTCGTAAAGCTGGGTTTGAGAATCGTCTTGTTCATGGGATGCTTGTGTCTTCCATGTTTCCTCGTATCATCTCTGCCCATTTC CCTGGAGCAGTATACGTATCTCAAACTCTGCATTTTCGATCACCAGTTTACATAGGGGATGATATTCTCGGAATTGTACAAGCTACAACTTTAAGAGAAACCAAGAATAAGTACAT TGTCAAATTCTCAACCAAATGCATCAAGAATCACAGTGAACTTGTTGTTCTTGATGGTGAAGCTACTGCAATCTTACCAAACCTCGAGATGCTACAGCCAAGTCATTTGGAATGA
- the LOC108845544 gene encoding uncharacterized protein LOC108845544 has product MQLAKVEVNSGSDTSFWFARWSQLGSLIELTGERGCLIMGIPINSTVERVVQTYRARRHRFLVYQQIEKEILSLRRQGLNQQEDACLWKRDNGDFKPDFSTSQTWNIVRTQSPKVTWFKGIWFREATPKLSFIAWLAIQNRLATGDRIIRWNPQAITTCWLCNSAEETRDHLFFECGYSKEVWRSIMGNLAGHRNLFQWSQIVQILIKGLRERVSTFLFRYGFQVVIYAIWYERNVRRVGEASQTTSCMIRRLDKMVRNRITTLRKNPGGKYEKAMEVWFGRN; this is encoded by the coding sequence ATGCAGTTAGCTAAAGTGGAGGTAAATAGTGGCTCTGATACATCCTTTTGGTTTGCAAGATGGTCGCAATTGGGAAGTCTTATTGAGTTAACGGGAGAGAGAGGCTGCTTGATAATGGGTATTCCTATTAACTCAACAGTGGAAAGAGTTGTGCAGACTTATAGAGCCAGACGCCACAGGTTTCTTGTCTATCAACAGATTGAGAAAGAAATTCTCTCTCTTAGAAGACAGGGGCTTAATCAACAGGAAGACGCTTGTTTGTGGAAAAGAGATAATGGGGATTTCAAGCCAGATTTTTCCACTTCTCAGACATGGAACATTGTAAGAACTCAATCGCCTAAAGTGACGTGGTTTAAAGGGATTTGGTTCCGAGAAGCGACCCCAAAACTCTCCTTCATTGCTTGGTTGGCGATTCAAAACAGGCTAGCCACAGGTGACAGGATTATCAGATGGAATCCTCAAGCCATAACCACTTGCTGGCTCTGTAACTCAGCTGAAGAAACCAGAGATCATTTGTTTTTTGAGTGTGGCTATTCGAAAGAAGTTTGGAGAAGCATTATGGGGAATCTTGCAGGCCATAGGAATTTATTTCAATGGTCTCAGATTGTTCAGATTCTGATAAAAGGCCTTCGTGAAAGAGTGTCAACTTTCCTATTCAGATATGGGTTTCAAGTGGTTATTTATGCGATTTGGTATGAGAGGAATGTGAGAAGAGTTGGTGAAGCCTCACAAACTACGAGCTGTATGATAAGAAGACTTGACAAGATGGTTCGAAACAGGATTACAACTTTGAGGAAGAATCCGGGAGGGAAGTATGAGAAAGCAATGGAAGTGTGGTTTGGAAGAAATTGA
- the LOC108846542 gene encoding thiol protease aleurain-like — protein MSVKSTLTSVVLVILIAASSAGDIGSDESTPITDGLRKVEESFVKILGQSNHVLSFARFAHKYGKTYENAEEVKHRFSVFKDTLDFIRSTNKKGLSYKVGVNQFADLTIQELQKTGGLKEAAVPRSVDWNKRGILGPVKNQGGCEASWAFSAVGAVEAAYSRKHKRITDLSEQQLIDCSLPYGNLGCISGRPSRAFEYLKSGAKGISLETDYPNRGSLGLCKLNVKKSNVNITRYVSISSGDEEELKRVVGSIGPVSISFNVVDSLNAYMDGVYNSSECGSALKDVNHYALAVGYGMEGGVPYWLIRNSWGPGWGVEGHFKVERGKNMCGVATRASYPIVA, from the exons ATGTCTGTGAAATCAACCCTAACGTCGGTAGTTCTGGTGATTCTCATCGCAGCATCGTCGGCTGGGGATATCGGATCCGATGAGTCCACTCCGATCACCGACGGTCTCCGGAAGGTAGAGGAATCCTTTGTCAAAATCTTAGGCCAATCCAATCACGTTCTCTCCTTCGCTCGCTTCGCTCACAA GTATGGGAAAACGTATGAAAACGCTGAGGAGGTAAAGCATCGTTTCTCGGTGTTCAAGGACACTCTTGATTTTATCAGATCCACCAATAAGAAAGGCTTATCTTACAAAGTTGGTGTCAATC AATTTGCTGATTTGACCATCCAAGAGTTGCAAAAGACCGGTGGACTCAAAGAAGCAGCTGTTCCGAGAAGT GTGGACTGGAATAAAAGAGGTATTCTTGGCCCGGTCAAAAATCAGGGAGGTTGTGAAGCTTCCTGGGCATTCAG CGCAGTTGGAGCTGTTGAGGCAGCTTACAGTAGGAAACATAAACGCATAACTGATCTCTCTGAGCAGCAGCTGATTGATTGTTCTCTACCTTACGGTAACTTGGGCTGCATTTCTGGTCGTCCTTCCAGAGCCTTCGAATACCTCAAATCCGGAGCCAAAGGAATCAGTCTAGAAACAGATTATCCCAACAGAGGTTCCCTTGGGTTGTGCAAACTAAACGTGAAAAAGTCCAATGTAAATATCACAAGATATGTCAGTATCAGTTCG ggtgatgaagaagaactGAAGCGAGTTGTTGGATCCATAGGGCCAGTTAGCATATCGTTCAACGTTGTAGACTCATTAAATGCATACATGGACGGAGTCTACAATAGCAGTGAATGTGGAAGTGCTTTAAAG GACGTTAACCATTATGCTTTGGCGGTTGGTTATGGAATGGAAGGCGGTGTCCCATATTGGCTTATAAGGAACTCATGGGGACCGGGCTGGGGCGTAGAAGGCCACTTCAAGGTGGAGAGGGGAAAGAACATGTGTG GTGTCGCGACACGTGCATCGTACCCGATTGTGGCCTAA
- the LOC108845875 gene encoding adenylate kinase isoenzyme 6 homolog, producing MAAANSGTGRQKPNILITGTPGTGKSTTASALAEATSFRHICVGDLVKEKSLHDGWDDQFDSYVINEDLVCDELEDIMEGGGNIVDYHGCDFFPERWFDRVVVLQTENSVLYDRLTRRGYSGTKLSNNIECEIFQVMLEEASDSYEEEIVVALQSNTLEDISSNVASLTEWIESWSP from the exons ATGGCGGCAGCTAACAGTGGGACAGGGCGACAAAAACCGAACATACTCATCACGGGAACTCCCGGTACCGGCAAATCGACGACGGCTTCTGCTCTGGCCGAAGCCACGAGCTTCCGGCACATCTGCGTCGGAGATCTTGTCAAAGAGAAGAGCTTGCACGACGGCTGGGACGATCAGTTCGATTCCTACGTCATCAACGAAGACTTG GTGTGTGATGAGCTAGAAGATATAATGGAAGGGGGAGGGAACATTGTGGACTACCATGGCTGCGACTTCTTCCCTGAGCGTTGGTTTGATCGTGTTGTCGTGCTTCAGACCGAGAACTCCGTCTTGTACGACCGATTAACCAGGAGGGGTTATTCGGGAACCAAGCTCAGTAACAACATTGAATGCGAGATCTTCCAAGTCATGCTCGAAGAGGCGAGTGATAGTTACGAAGAGGAGATTGTTGTCGCGCTGCAGAGTAACACCCTCGAAGATATCTCTAGCAATGTGGCGAGTTTGACGGAATGGATTGAATCATGGAGTCCCTGA